In the genome of Pontibacter actiniarum, the window GATGGTGAGTTTGCAGAAGAACTAGCCGTGACAGCACCAAACAGCAACAAGAAAGAGCGCCTGACGCATGAGATGATCGATGACGGAAGCGTTTACCCGTACATGAACGGCAACATGGTGTTTAAGCACGCTGTTACCCGCTTCCCGGAGGTAATCGAAGAGGCACTGAACAAAAACGGCTATAAAGCAGAGGACATTGACCTGCTGGTGCCACACCAGGCTAACCTGCGCATCACGTCCTATATCCAGCAGAAAATGCAACTGCCTGCAGAGAAGGTAATGAGCAACATCCATAAGTATGGCAACACCACCGCCGCTTCTGTGCCGATCGCGCTGAGCGAAGCCTACGAAGAAGGCCGTGTAAAAGAAGGTGACCTGGTTTGCCTTGCCGCCTTCGGTAGTGGATTTACCTGGGCATCAGCACTAATCCGTTGGTAGTAAGGGGTTCTGAATAACTGAGTTGAGAAGACCGGAAGAACTGGATTTAATTTTCTCTCTGATTTGTGTTGGCTAAGTTAGTGCCTACTGAGGCATACAAGCCAATTCTTTTGAGGGTGATCAGAAAAGATATAGCCACTCTATCAACCTTCTCAACTCAGTTATTCAATTATTCAGTCATTCTAAACTATAAAATGAGCCACAGTTACACCGAAGAAAATTACATAAAGGCAATTTACAAGCTCTCAGCGAGTGGCTTGCAGGAGGTGAACACCAACGCCATTGCAGAAGCGCTGGACACCAAAGCCGCCTCCGTGACAGACATGCTCCGGAAGCTGAGCGGCAAGGGTATCGTCAATTATGTAAAGTATAAAGGGGTGTCGCTGACGGAGGCTGGCGAGCGTGTGGCACTGCAAATCATTCGCAAGCACCGCCTCTGGGAAACATTCCTGGTGGAGAAGCTCAGGTTTAACTGGGATGAGGTGCATGAGGTGGCCGAAGAGTTGGAGCACATCTCCTCTACCCTGCTCACCAAACGGCTGGACGAATTCCTGGGCTATCCAAAGTTTGACCCCCACGGCGACCCAATTCCCACAGAGAACGGCGAAATGAAGCTGAAAAAGCAACAGCTGCTCGGTGATATGGCCTTGGGCAACGAAGGCAAAGTTGTCGGGGTAAGCGATTCGCAGCCACTCTTTCTGCAGTTCCTGGATAAGGTCGGCATTGGCCTGGGCTCCCATATTAAAATCATCGACAGGATACTCTACGACAACTCCCTGGAAATAGAGCTGGACGGGCAAAAGCAGCTCCTGATTTCCTGCGAAGTATCAAAAAACATCTACCTATCTGCCTGATCAACGCCATGTTGGACGTCCTCATTCAAAGATTCACGAAACAATGCTAGAACCGGGAGTTCATACAGGCAAATCACTGGAAGAGGTCCACTCCTCTATCGATACCACCACGCCTACCGGTGTCTGGAGGCGCCTGCTGGCTTTTTTGGGCCCCGCCTACCTGGTGAGCGTGGGCTACATGGACCCCGGCAACTGGGCAACCGACATAGCCGGGGGCAGTCAGTTTGGCTACAAACTGGTGTGGGTGCTTCTGATGTCGAACCTCATGGCCATCCTGCTGCAGAGCCTGAGTGCCCGCCTGGGCGTGGTGCGCGGCAAGGACCTGGCACAGGCCTCCCGCGAGAGCTATCCGCCGTATATTAACATTCCGCTGTATGTGCTGGCAGAGATCGCCATCGCCGCCTGTGACCTTGCCGAAGTGCTGGGTATGGCCATCGGACTGCAGTTGCTGTTCGGTATGCCGCTGCTATGGGGAGTTAGCCTGACGGTGCTGGACACGTTTTTACTGCTCTTCCTGATAAACAAGGGCATGCGCAAGATGGAGGCCTTCGTGTTAGCGCTTGTCACCATTATTGGTGGTGCGTTTATCATGGAAATGTTTTTCGCCAAACCCGATGTCAGCGAACTGGTAACGGGCTTCATTCCCTCCATCCCCAGCAGCGATGCCCTGTATATCGCAATCGGTATTATTGGAGCTACCGTAATGCCCCATAACCTTTACCTGCACTCTTCCCTGGTGCAGTCCCGCAAGATAGACCGCTCCCCGCAGGGTATCTGGCGGGCCATTAAGTATAACTTTATTGATTCGGCTGTTGCGCTTAATTTGGCCCTCTTTGTTAACGCCGCCATACTTATACTTGCCGCAGCCGCCTTTTATACCAATGGCATCCATCACGTAACGGAGATACAGGATGCGCATGAGTTTCTGGCGCCGCTGCTGGGCACCAAGTGGGCACCCATACTTTTTGCCGTGGCTTTGATTGCAGCGGGGCAAAGCTCCACACTTACCGGCACACTGGCCGGGCAAATAGTGATGGAGGGCTACCTGAACCTGCGCATACAGCCCTGGCTGCGCCGCATGATCACACGCTTACTGGCCGTGGGGCCTGCCCTTTTCGTCATCATTTACTATGGGGAGGATCAGACGGGTGAGCTGCTGGTGCTGAGCCAGGTCGTGCTGAGTTTGCAGCTGGGTTTTGCCGTGATACCTCTCATTCATTTTGTCAGCAACAAAGATAAAATGGGTGAGTTTGCCATCGGTGCCTGGATGAAGACCGGTGCCTGGCTCATCGCCAGTGTTATTGTTATACTTAACGCCAAGCTTGTACTGGACCAGATTGTGGAGTGGCTGCATGAGGCAGAGAACCCGCTTCTGATATGGGTATTGGTGGTGCCAGTAGCGGTGGCCTGCTGTCTGCTACTACTGTACATCACGCTGCAGCCTTTTGTAACAGGTGCTACAGCACACCACCGGCCGGCCAGGCACCAGCAGCCGGTAAGTTATCAGCCGGAGGCACAACCCGCTTACAAACGCATTGCGGTTACACTTGATTTTTCGGACGTAGACAACACGGTGCTGACAAATGCAGTGGCCATCGGCACGCCTGCCGCAGAGTACCTGCTCATACATATCGTGGAAACAGCAGGGGCCTTTGTTCTGGGGCAGGATATAAAGGATATGGAGACCTCCTCTGACTGGGATAACCTGCAGCGCTACGCCGATGATTTGCGCGCCCGGGGGTACCATGTGCGCGTGCAGCTGGGCTTTGGCAACCCGAAACAGCGTATCCCTAAAATAGTGCATAACTTTGAGGCGGACCTGCTGGTTATGGGGTCGCACGGCCATAAAATGGTGAAGGACCTGATTCTGGGAACAACCATCGACGCTGTTCGCCATGCCGTTAAAGTACCAATGCTGATTATATAGCTCGGGCTGTAGTGAACCAGGCCTGCTGCGTTACTTGTTTAGCATTACAAACTGATCAAAAATGAAGAAGATAAAGACGCACATTGCCCTGCTGGCACTACCGTTGCTGGGGCTTGCCTGCAACAAAGCCACCCCACCCAGTGCTTCAGCTGACCAGCGCATTGAGCAGCAGGAGGTTTCTGCAGCTGTTGCTCCAACTCCTGCCGTGGAGGCCAAGGCGGATAAAAAGCCTGAAAAGATTGAGTGGCTAAGTATGGAGCAGGCTGCTGCCCGCATAAAAGAGGAGCCGCGCAAGGTCGTTATCGATGTGTATACCGATTGGTGCGGCTGGTGTAAGAAAATGGATAAGGAAACCTTCACCGACCCAGAGGTGGCAAAGCTGGTAAACGATCATTTCTACGCTGTAAAGCTGGATGCCGAAGGTAAAGAACCCATCACCCTTAATGGGCAAACGTTCCAGTTTAAGCCCGAGTACAAATCGCATGAGCTGGCAGTAGCCCTGCTGAACGGCCAGATGAGTTTCCCGACGACCGTGTACCTGGACGAAAACATGAACATGCTGGCTCCGGTACCTGGTTACCTGGATGCCAAGAACTTCTCAAAGATCCTGCGCTACTTTGGGGAGAACCATCATAAGGAAATGGATTTTCAGGAATTTGAAAAGAGCACGAAGTAACAGGGCTGCTGTACCGAGGTGGTAATTTCTTGGTATAGTGCTTCTCTGCGCTACAATGCCCCCTTTGGTACGGCTTCCTGAAACCAGGAATATGTGTGGCGCGCTCTTTCTAGTTATTAATCCTTAAATTTGCGCGAAGCATAATTTGAATTTGATTTGATCCATACAGATTTTTCTAACGATACCATCGTAGCCGTAGCTACAGCCCCCGGCGTGGGAGCCATTGCGGTCATCAGGCTTTCCGGCCCTGAAGCCATCAGTATTACCAACAGCGTTTTCAAAGGCAAAGACTTAGCCAGGCAAGCCTGCCACACCATCCACTTCGGTACCATCCGGGAGGAAGAAAAGGTGCTGGACGAAGTGCTGGTGTCGCTGTTTGTAGCACCTCACTCCTATACCAAAGAGAATGTGGTAGAAATATCCTGCCACGGCTCTGATTATATTGTGCAGCAAATTGTACAGCTGCTGCTAAAGCGTGGCGCCCGCCTGGCCAATGCCGGTGAGTTTACAAAACGTGCTTTCCTGAACGGGCAGTTCGACCTGGCACAGGCCGAAGCCGTAGCCGATCTGATTTCTTCCGACTCCGCCCTCTCCCATGAGGTGGCCATGAAACAGATGCGTGGCGGCTTTTCGCAGGAGATCAAGCGTCTGCGTGCCGAGCTCGTACACTTTGCCTCTATGATTGAGCTCGAGCTGGATTTTGGCGAGGAAGACGTAGAGTTTGCTGACCGTGAGCAACTGCGGACCCTTATCAGCAACATTCAACGCATCATTCGGGAGCTGCTGAAGTCTTTTGAGCTGGGTAACGTGATCAAAAACGGCGTGCCGACGGTGATTGTGGGCAATCCGAATGCCGGTAAATCAACCCTGCTCAACAAGCTACTGAACGAGGAAAAAGCTATTGTATCAGACGTTCCCGGTACTACCCGCGACTTCATCGAAGACGAGATCAACATCGAAGGCATCACCTTCCGCTTTATCGATACAGCCGGTTTAAGAGAGACAACAGACAAAGTAGAAGCGATTGGTGTAGAACGTACCATGCAGAAGCTGAGCCAGTCGTCGCTGATCATTTATCTTTTCGATATTACCGAAGTAACCGCTGCCCAGGTACAGGCCGAACTGGACAGACTGAATCCAAAGAAACTTCCTTTAGTAGCAGTGGCCAATAAGATAGACCGTGCCCCAGCCGATAAAGTTGCTGCTTTCGAAAGTATAGAAGGCCTTGTGACCATCTCTGCCGCCGAAGGTGCCAACCTGGACGAGCTAAAGCAGGCATTGGTAGAAAAAGTAAACCTGGGCAAGCTCAACACGCAAAGCCAGACCATCGTCACCAACCTGCGCCACGTCGACAGCCTGAACAAAACCTACGCCGCCCTTGACGATGTGCTTAACGGCCTTGGTCTGGGCATGAGCGGTGATTTGGTTGCAGCCGATATCCGCCGCGCGCTCTACAGCTTAGGTGAAATAACTGGTGAAATCACCACGGATGACCTGTTGGACAATATCTTCACGAAGTTCTGTATTGGTAAGTAGAATCAGGATTTATAGAATTAAAGAAGATATACAGGATGGTGTTGGCTTCGAAGTATAAAGGAAGACCTCAGAGCAAGCATCATCCCGTACATCCGTTCATCCTGAAAATCCTGATTCAGACAAATAATCCCGCCTGCACGATGTAGGCAGGTCGCGACCTGTCCCTGCGAAAGAAATATTTGTTTCAATCTATATTTTATACTTCCCATTATCCAATTTTCTGTACCTTGTACTTCTGTTTTAAAATGGATTACAAGCTTACATGGCCAAGAAGAATACCCCTACCTCCACCCCCAAGGCGGATATAGATTTTGAAAACGAACTCTGGAATGCCGCCAACGAGCTGCGCGGCGCAGTAGCTGAGAACCAGTACAAAGACTACGTGCTGTCGCTGCTGTTCCTGAAGCACCTCTCCGAGCGCTACGAAGTACGCAAACAGGAGCTGCAGCTTTCCTTTCTGGATGAGAAAAGCGACTACTATAACATAGAAGCACACGAGCAGAGCGAGGTGCTGGAAGACGAGCTGGAGTACCAGGTAAAGAACGTATACCGCCTGCCGAAAGAAGCTACCTGGACCTACCTGCGCGAGAACGCTGAGCAGGACGACATCAAGGTGAAGGTGGACCAGGCCTTTGTGCTGATCGACGAGCTCCTGAGCAAGCGCAACCCCGACTACAAAGGCGTGCTGGAGCCGATCTTCGTGAAAAGTCAGCTCTCCCCTACGCAGGTGGCCGGGCTCATCAACCTGTTCTCTAAAGAGAAGTTCTCCGAGGTCAACAACCC includes:
- a CDS encoding thioredoxin family protein, yielding MKKIKTHIALLALPLLGLACNKATPPSASADQRIEQQEVSAAVAPTPAVEAKADKKPEKIEWLSMEQAAARIKEEPRKVVIDVYTDWCGWCKKMDKETFTDPEVAKLVNDHFYAVKLDAEGKEPITLNGQTFQFKPEYKSHELAVALLNGQMSFPTTVYLDENMNMLAPVPGYLDAKNFSKILRYFGENHHKEMDFQEFEKSTK
- the mnmE gene encoding tRNA uridine-5-carboxymethylaminomethyl(34) synthesis GTPase MnmE, with translation MIHTDFSNDTIVAVATAPGVGAIAVIRLSGPEAISITNSVFKGKDLARQACHTIHFGTIREEEKVLDEVLVSLFVAPHSYTKENVVEISCHGSDYIVQQIVQLLLKRGARLANAGEFTKRAFLNGQFDLAQAEAVADLISSDSALSHEVAMKQMRGGFSQEIKRLRAELVHFASMIELELDFGEEDVEFADREQLRTLISNIQRIIRELLKSFELGNVIKNGVPTVIVGNPNAGKSTLLNKLLNEEKAIVSDVPGTTRDFIEDEINIEGITFRFIDTAGLRETTDKVEAIGVERTMQKLSQSSLIIYLFDITEVTAAQVQAELDRLNPKKLPLVAVANKIDRAPADKVAAFESIEGLVTISAAEGANLDELKQALVEKVNLGKLNTQSQTIVTNLRHVDSLNKTYAALDDVLNGLGLGMSGDLVAADIRRALYSLGEITGEITTDDLLDNIFTKFCIGK
- a CDS encoding Nramp family divalent metal transporter; this encodes MLEPGVHTGKSLEEVHSSIDTTTPTGVWRRLLAFLGPAYLVSVGYMDPGNWATDIAGGSQFGYKLVWVLLMSNLMAILLQSLSARLGVVRGKDLAQASRESYPPYINIPLYVLAEIAIAACDLAEVLGMAIGLQLLFGMPLLWGVSLTVLDTFLLLFLINKGMRKMEAFVLALVTIIGGAFIMEMFFAKPDVSELVTGFIPSIPSSDALYIAIGIIGATVMPHNLYLHSSLVQSRKIDRSPQGIWRAIKYNFIDSAVALNLALFVNAAILILAAAAFYTNGIHHVTEIQDAHEFLAPLLGTKWAPILFAVALIAAGQSSTLTGTLAGQIVMEGYLNLRIQPWLRRMITRLLAVGPALFVIIYYGEDQTGELLVLSQVVLSLQLGFAVIPLIHFVSNKDKMGEFAIGAWMKTGAWLIASVIVILNAKLVLDQIVEWLHEAENPLLIWVLVVPVAVACCLLLLYITLQPFVTGATAHHRPARHQQPVSYQPEAQPAYKRIAVTLDFSDVDNTVLTNAVAIGTPAAEYLLIHIVETAGAFVLGQDIKDMETSSDWDNLQRYADDLRARGYHVRVQLGFGNPKQRIPKIVHNFEADLLVMGSHGHKMVKDLILGTTIDAVRHAVKVPMLII
- a CDS encoding metal-dependent transcriptional regulator; the protein is MSHSYTEENYIKAIYKLSASGLQEVNTNAIAEALDTKAASVTDMLRKLSGKGIVNYVKYKGVSLTEAGERVALQIIRKHRLWETFLVEKLRFNWDEVHEVAEELEHISSTLLTKRLDEFLGYPKFDPHGDPIPTENGEMKLKKQQLLGDMALGNEGKVVGVSDSQPLFLQFLDKVGIGLGSHIKIIDRILYDNSLEIELDGQKQLLISCEVSKNIYLSA